DNA from Daucus carota subsp. sativus chromosome 1, DH1 v3.0, whole genome shotgun sequence:
aattctaaaaacaaaaacagatCACTAACAAATCTAAAATTTCAACTTTTAGATTATAAATCTAGATTTCtgtcttataaattatttatataaacaatataaataaattatttttttttttttttgacgaacaataagattttattaaacATAGAACTTAAGAACacagtcgggacaaacccccaaactgacaactacaacctgattgtgaaacaaaaatcgagctaaacaaatagccgttttgttttcagattgcttaacagatagaatataaatattcttgatattaaaaatgattacaaaagtTTCTCGAGCAATCCAGTCGACACCGACATCACTGAAAATAGTAGAATCACAATTGACCTGCGCACATAAAAAACCGGTGATAGACCAGTGTTCATATCCATCAGTTACACCAACTGAGGTTGGGGGTACAGATGCCCCATATATTGAACAATCATTTGTTGTGCGAGGTGAGCTCTCGCGATAACCACAATTCCAGATTTGAAGTGGGTTGCCCAGATCTCCCAATACACCGTAGAAATCATTCTTCACGCAACATGACAACGCATCAAAAACGCAACAAGACATACACCCAAAAATTGGGGACAATCAACAACCCAAAAAGATGGGTACGGTAACAAGATCACACCCAAAAGGACTTAgatctcgattttattgaaaactattatagtagaaattaaagatatagAAATGGAGGAAATGGGATGAGAGGATGGATGGGATGATGTGGTTTTGATGGAAGAAAGGGGCGGTGAAGGATGGATGATAGTTATGAATGGCGGCCGACtctcatttataaataaattatttttagtttatacaCTCACAGGCTTAAAAATCCCGCCAAACAGCACCAATGTACGAAAGCATGTGAGTTGCTAGAGACCAAAGTGTAAACTGTTAATGATTTCTTATCGTTCATGTTTTGCTTGAACAAACATGCATGTTATGTCATTTCATGTTATTCTCAGGAACATTTCCGTTTTTCTTGTGcttataatcaacaaattatGATGCGTATAAAGATATGTATACACATGCGTTTGTTGACTTTTTGCTAGTTGCGTATATATCATTATCTTTTAAATAACTTTCACTTATTTATAAAAAGGGAGCCGGTGTTTGGCTAAACTTCTTAGAAGGGCTTCTGGCTTCTTTTAATACTTTAAGTAgcttttactttttatattttacgTAGTGTTTGGCAAGAATAAGCGGaaatttttcttttgaattttttaagtcAGAAGTTAGAAGTCAGAAATTCTAACTTTTTTTTAGCTTTTTCagtgatttgcattttattatgaagtttaaaatttttaatatgtaataaactttatttattaataaagtttttttattttaataatttgaaatttataaatttaaattaccaaacactcaATTAACTTTTGTTTgttcacttatcacttataatctacttttttattttacataataagtcacttattttttgaaattaaatcatttattttaaattaagccAAACGGCACCTAAATAAAAACTTATTCATAAAAAGGGACACTAAATGAAAAGGGTCAGGTCAATGATGTAATTCGGTAATTCCTCACCCTGTGTATCCATTTAGCGATGCCCCAAGTGTTTAAACAGTTCCGAGATTATTTGACGAAGGTACTGCGAAATTAAATACTAGTGTGGTGTAAATTTATAGATGATATTtggtttaaaaaatatataatatagtgaaTTCAGATGTGAATCTTTTAGATTTAAGAAGAAAAGTAAATAtgagatataatataaaaaaagatttgaagggtgtatttgattgggattttaatggattgtttttagtttatggattttaatggtatctatgtgattttgattttgtgcggattcgtGATAAAATATTGTAGAGTTGAtgggatttaagcacaatgattcaaaatctcatggattttgatgagacttcaaaaaacttaaaatacactgaagaatgtcacaaaatccattatttaataaaatctaaaaaaatccatcagtatttgaataccatcagattttaatggattttaaacaactcgaattgaataccatcggattttaatgCATAATTTGAAATCGCAATTGAACACCACCAGATTTTATTGCATAATATAAAATCCCAATtgcatatttcaaaattttaatggatttcagaCAATCCCAATCAAATACCCTCATattcatgaattaaaaaaaaattctataaaatTCCAATCTAATACACCTCTGTTCATGATCCATGAACCAGTTTAAAACCGGAACTCCAATTTTTGTTGGGAGGATAAAGGATACACGTTTTTATAGCCATCGTTCCTATGCTATTTATTCTCATCTTCATTCATCGCTCTAGGACTTgtttattttatactccctctgttttttatgtTATCgcttttaactttttacacGTGAGATGAAAGAAATGTacttttacacattatttttcaaaatttctttttgtaaataaaattatatgtgttaaattttattagaaaaaggaatatttgaaaattaatttatagaattaTGTCTTTCGTACACTTCAAATTACGTGCataaagtcaaagcgactaataTAAAAGAATGGAAggagtataaattttatttagaaaatgcTAATTACCCCAAAATTTGTTTccaaatttattttctaaatctATGTGGCAATTTGTGATTGGTTACCctcatactaataaataatgagATCCGTGTATCTACATAAAACACCTAACTAAAATCAGTCATATATCTGTTACGTCattttgaaaaacaatttgGACACAAATTTTGGGTACCTAGAATCCCCCAAATTATTTACTCCGGCTATAGGGATTCCTTAAGTACTGTAATTAAATACCTTGAATGTGTAGTACTGTTCCTGAAATGAAACTGCAGACATGATTGATGCTGATGCATGCATGTGCGGGTCCAAGATTAACCATTTCCAACAGGCGCACGTTTTGAACACAATTTCTCTTACCATGTACGTTATTGTATGTCCTTCTGGCCAAGCTAATATAAAGGATCATCAGGACTATTCAAACTTTACAGAAACAAGCTCCTAAAActtgtttatatattaaataaaaggaCTTACTACACAAACTGCAGACCCAGTTTACATATTAGTTCCAGATAGAGTTGTGTAATTCTAATATATTGTGTACCACTCCAGGTGTTTGAGTGATTTTGATAGGTGATGGCCAAGGTACGTGCAATGGCGAGGAGGGAAACGGCACCAAGAGGGTATTTTGTGGTGTATGTAGGCGAATGTCGAAAACGATTTGTTGTTCCAACCTTTTACCTGAAACAACCTGCTTTCACTCAACTACTTGATAAGGCTGCTGAGGAATATGGCTTTCATCCGGATAGAGGCATTGTTCTGCCTTGTGACGAGGCCACATTTTTCAGACTAACCAACTCCATTTAGTTTCAAGCCTCTCTCTCACTCCTGTTGGGAGTCACAGTGaaaatcacagcaacaatgtatagagcagttatattatataaacaagtgtaggccaacgaaaccacaacaatatagcatgcacgaagatcgtatatacaataatcagtgactgataaattacaagaaaagaagagaaaggcgcaccttacaccgtcgctagaattagtatacagaacagctgagtcgcctagcccttcgatgaagactagactgttcttgaagtgattattgccccactacgctgtgatgggtagtcgcaatatcgctcccaggataaaacagcacagaccgaaccgctcacagacacgagtacgatcaacagcgatcaacacctcagttcgcccgagaacagtatgtatatgtgtatatatcggagtagatggtgagagtgtaagagagaagaatgagaatggtgtttgtgtttttcccgTGCTACAACTCAAGTGTCGAGGCTCACTATTTATAGTGAGGCCAAGGCACCAACACACCGTCCAGATTCatctgtccaggttcaatgaatctgtatctgtcagacattctgaccagattcatttgtccaggttcaatgaatctgtatctgtcaaacattctgaccagattcatttgtccaggttcaatgaatctgtatctgtcagacattcggaccagattcatttgtccaggttcaatgaatctgtatctgtcagatataccgaccagattcatttgtccagattcaatgaatctgtatctgtcagatatactgaccagattcatttgtccagattcaatgaatctgtatctgtcagatatactgaccagattcatttgtccagattaaatgaatcacattctcatttcaagctctttcaagccactgtattcaactctatttctcaatggatttcactaagaaaatgtcccggaaattacatcaagaacatattaaaaaatatgctttaaactttccattttctaacaatcccccacaaatCCATATAGATATGCATATTAGTCCtcatcatgacttgtttttcagagtaGGTACCCTTCCGGGTTTGAACCCTCCTAAGTCCCCTACTTCGATGGCTACCGGATATAGATGGATTGTTTCACCTTGAATCTCTATCCGTTGGGTGTAACCACACTCCATAGACGACGACAGGTCAAAGGCTATGGTGCCGATCTACGGCTTTGAGACATTAATGGTCGTGTCTCGATCCTGTTCGTCGAATGTTTCAAGGAATAACCCTTTCCTCTAATTGCGACCTCACAATTACATTCGCTTAGCTGGGCATCTCCAGAGATGTACTGCAACCATCTCGTCAAATGACTTGACCCCATTCAGAGTTCTAAAAACTCTTGCTATACTTGCAGTGTCAGTACCTTTTAGGTTTGCAGGGGATAGACTCAGATGCATAAGTATCTACATTGTAGTTAAAGGTACTACCGATCCACCCTTACAGCTTGTTTACCACATTGAATACACTTTGAGGGATCTCCTCTCAGATGTATTGGGTTCCCGCTGTAGATGAATCATGATGGGTTATCAGTCCCATCCCCAACCTTGACTTAAGGACAACAGCATGCTCAAGCCCTTTAGTCAGTGGATCAGCTATGTTATCTTGAGTTCCAATGAACTCAATAGCAATAGTCCGATCAGACACCAAAccccttatagacttaagtctaacttggatgtgtctctttgttttagcattataCTTGACACTTCTGATCTTGTCGATAGTTGTACGGCTATCACAATGAACAGAAATTGCCGGTAGCGGACGACTTACTACAGGTAACACAGACATGAGTCCATGTAACCATTCAGCCTCCGTACCCGTGGCATCCAATGCACACAACTCGGCCTCAAACGTAGACCGAGTTACTATAGTCTGTCTAGTCGACTTCCAGGATACTGCTCCACCCGCAAGGGTAAACAGATATCCAGTCACTCCATTGGAACCAGACTTCTTagctatccaacttgcatcactATATCCCTCAAGCACACTCGGATATCTCCTGTAGTGCAACCCAAGATATATGGTGCCTTTCAGATATCTAAGTACTCTATCTAGAGCATCCCAATGAGTTCTGTTTGGACAGCTTGTATATCTTGCTAACTTAGACACAGAATATGTTATATCTGGTCTAGTACCATTAGCAAGATATTGCAAACTACCAATAATCTGAGAATATCTTAACTGAGACACAGGTACACCTGAAGCATTCTTGATAAGAGCAACTTTAGGATCATATGGTGTACTAGCAATTCTACAATTTGAATAACCATACTtctcaagtatagatttctctatataatgagattgtGACAAGGTTATTCCCTCAGTTGACTGAGTCAACTTGAGTCCAAGAATCACATTCGCCTCACCcatgtccttcatttcaaagtgttttttcaagaaattctttgtctcgttaataatctcaatattggttccaaacagtagtatatcatccacatacaagcacaacacaatatgttcatttcctttaaccttatagtagacacacttgtcattatcattaactataaaatcaaaagtcaaaacagtGTCATCAAACTTTTTGTGCCAGTCTCTAGGTGCTTGTTTCAAGCCGTAGATGGATTTGACTAACTTACATACTTTGCTCTCATTGCCAGATGCAACAAATCCCTCAGGCTGATCCAtataaatctcttcttcaagatcaccatgaagaaaagctgtctttacatccatttgatggaTGATAAGACCATGTACGGAAGCCAATGCTACAAGCATTCGGATCGTTGTCAATCTTGCAACAGGAGAGTATGTATCAAAGTAGTCAATACCTTCTCTTTGCCTAAAACCTTTAGCAACCAATCTAGCTTTATACTTATCTATTGAGCCATCTGGTTTCATCTTCCTTTTGAAGATCCACCTACATCCTATAGTAGAACACCCAGGAGGGAGGTCAACCAACTCCCATGTTCCGTTAGAAACAatagagtcaatttcactcttcaCAGCGCCTTTCCAGTGCCTAGATTCCGAAGAATCCATGGCTTGTCGGAAAGTCAAAGGTTCGTCCTCGACATTGTAAGTGATAAAATCACTTCCAAAGTCCTTAACTACCTTTGCACGCTTGCTCCTTCTAGGTTCCTCAACTTCATTAGGAGTAGAGCTACTAGTAGGATCTGCCCCcacatttgtcatcttttccacaTGATCGGGAATAGAACTAGATGTGTGAGTAGGATCAACACTAGAAGAACTTTGAGGTATACCAGTCTTCATAGGGAAGACATCCTCAAAGAATGTTGCATCACGAAACTCAACTATCGTGTTTGCCACTATACcatctatgtcagattttaatactaaaaatctcatagctgtagtggtttcgagatagcccagaaagatacaatcaacagttttcggccctagtttctttctcttgtgttcagggacaagtaccttcgcaaggcacccccacacacgaAGATACTTTAGACTAGTTTTCCTGCCTTTCCATAATTCGTAAGGTGTCTTGTCCATATGTTTCAGAGGGACTCTATTCAGAATATGGCAAGCCGTATTCAGAGCCTCCCCCCACATGTACTTGGGCAACCCCGATGTTGGGTTATAAGCCTTTCGGCCCAATCCATTACGGCCCAAAGCAGGTCCAGCCCACCGTTTGAACTTAAACGTTACTATGGCAACGGTCGAGGCGAGAGAATCCCGCCTCCTTTACTCATCATAACTTCCCTCCCGCATCGGGCGGGAACGTTACATAGCAGGGCTCCTCCTCCTCCTATAAAAAGTGGGTAAATCAGTGGTAAAATTCATTCACAACTTTATACATTCTTACATACTCGCTTGCAGTTCTCTAAACCCTTCCTAGAGCCACTAATTTATTCTCACAccggaggtgaatcggggggacAAACCCTCGCATTCTTCTCTGTTTCAGGTCATACTTCGGCTTTGGTATCCGGCAGAACTTTGGCTCTAacattggcgccgtctgtgggaaactGCAAGTAGAATTTCTCATAAATCAACACCATGACAAACACCACCGAACAAACCATTGGAAATACCTCCAACCCAAACCCAGGTTTCGACTTTGGCAATAGTCCCGAAGGGCTGTTGCCCACCCCCGAAGAACAACAGCAGATGCTGTTGAAATGGCGAGAAGAGCAGGCTGCTAAAGCCCAATCTTCCAAGACCAAGGAGCAAGAAGCTGCCCGACTAGCCAAGAAGAGGGAAGCCGACGAACTCCGGCTGAAGGCCCTCCAGCTACAAAGGGAAGAGATTGAGCTCCAAGAGAGAGCCCTCCGAGAGGCCTTGGAGGCCGAAGGAGATCGAGTGCCGGAAGGCGAAGGAAATAAGAAGAGGAATCGGGAAGACCAAGACGGGTCTTCGGACTCCGAGTCGCATTCCCGAGGGCCTCGTCACAGGCATGTCACACCTTCGGATACCGAAGGAGAGGAAGGTCCCCACGTTAGGGACCGACTTCGCCGAATGGAGAAGGCCATGTTTGGGGACAAGACGTTGACCCATGAGCCAGTGATAGTCGAGGAGATCGAGCAATATCGGCCGCCCCCGGGTAGACAGTTCCCGAAGATGAATGAATTTAACGGGAAGGGCGACCCGATCGATCACTGCGACAAATACGAGTCCCTGATGACTGGAATGGGACATTGTGACATCATGCTATGCAAGATGTTTAAGACCTACCTGAAGGGATCCGCTACGATGTGGTACCGAT
Protein-coding regions in this window:
- the LOC108200359 gene encoding auxin-induced protein X15-like, whose product is MAKVRAMARRETAPRGYFVVYVGECRKRFVVPTFYLKQPAFTQLLDKAAEEYGFHPDRGIVLPCDEATFFRLTNSI